GCAATGACCAATCGTTGCTGCTGGCCGCCAGACAAGCCCATTGCCGACTGCTGCAAGCGATCTTTGACTTCATCCCATAGTGCCGCGCCTTTCAGCGATTTTTCGACGACTTTGTCTAAAGTCTGTCGATCATTAATACCTTGCAAACGCAGGCCATAAGCAACATTTTCATAGATACTCTTAGGAAACGGGTTAGGCTTTTGAAAGACCATGCCAACTTTACGCCGCAAATCCGCCACATTGACGGCAGGCGAATTGACATCTTCACCATCCAATAACATTTGCCCCTGAACGGAAACCGAGTCGATCAAATCATTCATACGGTTAAAGCAACGTAAGAATGTCGATTTACCACAGCCACTCGGGCCAATGAAAGCCGTGACACGATTCTGCGGAATCATGACATTGATATTTTTGAGTGCCTGCGTCTCACCGTAGAATAAATTAAAATCCCGCACTTCAATACATGGCGTTTCTTCAGCCAGATTCATTTTGGGACCACGCTGCATGGATTCCACATGAATGCCGGGCGGCGTGGCTTTTTCAGTTTTGGCTGCTTCCATTAGTTATCACTCGCTTTAAAATTTTCACGCAGACGATTTCGAATACTGATTGCCGTCAGGTTCAGCACAACAATAATTAACAATAATAAAAATGCGGTTGCGTAGACCAATGGCCGCGCTGCTTCAACGTTTGGACTTTGGAATCCGACATCATAAATATGAAACCCCAGATGCATAAATTGCCGATCCAAATGCAGATAAGGCGCCACTGAATCAACGGCCAGTGCTGGCGCCAACTTGACCACGCCAACCATCATTAATGGCGCCACTTCACCCGCTGCGCGGGCAACGGCCAGAATCAAACCGGTCATCATTGCAGGGGCAGCCATTGGCACAACCGTGCGCCATAACGTCTCAGCCTTGGTCGCGCCAAGCGCAAGACTGCCTTCGCGGATGGCACGTGGTATCCGGGACAGTCCTTCTTCGGTGGCAACAATCACAACCGGTACCGTCAAAATGGCCAAGGTCAGAGATGCCCACATCAGACCTGGCTGACCAAAAGTTGGCGACGGCAATTTCGCTTGAAAGAAAATGTCATCAATATTGCCACCCAGAAAATAAACAAAAAATCCCAGACCAAACACACCATAAACAATCGATGGCACGCCGGCGAGATTATTCACTGCAATACGAATTGTCCGCGTCACAACCCCTTGCTTTGCATACTCTTTAAGATACAGTGCCGCGATAACGCCAAACGGCGTTACCAGTACCGACATGATAAGTACCATCATGACCGTACCAAAAATTGCAGGAAAGATACCGCCTTCGGTATTCGCTTCTCGTGGCTCACCAGAAACAAACTTCCACATCTCACCGAAATAATGTTGCAGCTTGTCCAGCCGACTCATCGCATTCGGTTTAAATACATCAACGATTTTTGCCAGGGCAACCTCTACCTCGCGTCCATCAGCCATTGTCATAACGATGCTATCGCGGCTGAGTTCCGTATTTAATGCCCCCAATTTCTCCATCAACTTTTCATAGACAATGCGTTGGCGCTGTCTTTCTGCTTCAATCTCGGCATAGGCTGGAGACTGGGCCGGCACTTCATCCATTTGTAAACGTCGTTCTGCCAGCCGTTGCTTTTCAAGAATCTGATTGATTTTGCCGATTTCTGATCGTTCAATGTCGTGAATCTGATCTATCAGCGCTTTACTTCGCACCAATCTATCCTGCAGTGCAGACCATGCAGCATCCCCTTCAGCAACAACGGAACCGGCTTGCTTGACCT
The genomic region above belongs to Methylophaga frappieri and contains:
- the pstB gene encoding phosphate ABC transporter ATP-binding protein PstB codes for the protein MEAAKTEKATPPGIHVESMQRGPKMNLAEETPCIEVRDFNLFYGETQALKNINVMIPQNRVTAFIGPSGCGKSTFLRCFNRMNDLIDSVSVQGQMLLDGEDVNSPAVNVADLRRKVGMVFQKPNPFPKSIYENVAYGLRLQGINDRQTLDKVVEKSLKGAALWDEVKDRLQQSAMGLSGGQQQRLVIARAIAIEPEVLLLDEPASALDPLSTLKVEELIYELKEKYTIVIVTHNMQQAARVSDYTAFLYMGELIEFGATDELFTNPAKKQTEDYITGRYG
- the pstA gene encoding phosphate ABC transporter permease PstA; this translates as MSNPNTFKQWFQSGQPWIWLNAGALSLSLVAVIGLVLLIAIRGLSHFWPADVMAFDYVESDLETVQLMGEQIDTEMVPAERLGDEYSLPPEQTTALRYLIKTGNRDQFGLDFRWVNQVGMGTVSYPEDIVVIERREWGNFYGYLTQVKQAGSVVAEGDAAWSALQDRLVRSKALIDQIHDIERSEIGKINQILEKQRLAERRLQMDEVPAQSPAYAEIEAERQRQRIVYEKLMEKLGALNTELSRDSIVMTMADGREVEVALAKIVDVFKPNAMSRLDKLQHYFGEMWKFVSGEPREANTEGGIFPAIFGTVMMVLIMSVLVTPFGVIAALYLKEYAKQGVVTRTIRIAVNNLAGVPSIVYGVFGLGFFVYFLGGNIDDIFFQAKLPSPTFGQPGLMWASLTLAILTVPVVIVATEEGLSRIPRAIREGSLALGATKAETLWRTVVPMAAPAMMTGLILAVARAAGEVAPLMMVGVVKLAPALAVDSVAPYLHLDRQFMHLGFHIYDVGFQSPNVEAARPLVYATAFLLLLIIVVLNLTAISIRNRLRENFKASDN